Within Sinorhizobium sp. RAC02, the genomic segment CGTCAAGCCGGCGCTTGGTCTCAGGCCGCATGAGACGGCCGAGATGGTCGGCGAACTGATCGAAGCGGGCGTCGATTTCATCAAGGACGACGAAAAACTGATGAGCCCGGCCTATTCACCGCTCAAGGACCGGGTGGCGGCGATCATGCCGAAAATCTTCGATCACGAGCAGAAGACCGGCAAGAAGGTCATGTACGCCTTCGGCATCAGCCATGCCGACCCGGACGAAATGATGCGCAACCACGATCTGGTGGCCGCGGCGGGCGGCAATTGCGCCGTCGTCAACATCAACTCGATTGGTTTCGGTGGCATCGCCTTCCTGCGCAAGCGCTCCAGTCTCGTGCTGCATGCCCATCGCAACGGCTGGGATGTCTTAACGCGTCATGCCGGCTTCGGCTTCGAATTCTCCGTCTGGCAGCAGTTCTGGCGCTTGCTTGGCGTCGACCAATTCCAGATCAATGGCATTCGCGTGAAATACTGGGAGCCGGACGAGAGCTTCGTGCGCTCCTACAAGGCGGTTACCACGCCGCTCTTCTTTGAAGGCGACGTCGCGCTGCCGGTGATCGGTTCCGGCCAGTGGGGCGGGCAGGCGCCTGATACGATTGCGGCAACGGGTGGCTCAACCGACCTGCTCTATCTCTGCGGTGGCGGCATTGTCAGCCATCCCGGTGGGCCGGGTGCGGGTGTGAAGGCGGTCAGGCAGGCCTGGGAGGCGGCGGTTGCGGGCATCCCGCTCGAGACCTATGCGAAGGACCATGCCGAGCTTGCGCAATCCATCGAAAAATTTGCCGATGGCAGGGCGGCCTAAGCCATGACGCGCCCGCTGATCAGCTACTATGGCGACGATTTCACCGGCTCGACCGACGTCATGGAGGCGCTTGCCTCGAACGGGGTGGAAACCGTGCTGTTCCTGAACATGCCCGACGAAGCGCTCGTGTCGCGGTTCTCCGATGCACGCGCCTTCGGTCTTGCCGGTACCAGCCGCAGCGAGACACCGGAATGGATGGACGTGCACCTCCGCGCGGCTTTCGGCTGGCTGAAGATGCTTGATGCCGAGCTTTGCCACTACAAGGTCTGCTCCACCTTCGATTCCGCGCCGCATGTCGGCAATATCGGTCGCGCCATCGAGATCGGGCGGGCGGTTTTTGGCGAGACGGCCGTGCCGCTCATTATCGGTGCACCGCAAATTCGTCGCTACACGGCGTTCGGAGACCTCTTTGCCGCCTACCAGGGGCGCAACTACAGGATCGACCGTCATCCAGTCATGTCCCGCCATCCCGTTACGCCGATGGATGAGGCCAATCTACTGATGCATCTGGCGCGGCAGACGAACCTGTCGTCCGCGCTTATCGACATGGTCGCCCTGTCCGGTCGGCCGGAACCCGAGGCGGCCGATATCCTGCTGATCGACGTGCTCGACGCGGCGACGCAGGCCGCTGCCGGCGCTTTGCTGTGGAACGATTTGCGCCAGAAAAGCCGCTTCGTCTGCGGCTCGTCCGGTGTGGAGTATGCGTTGATCCCGGCATGGCAGGCCGAGGGACTGATCGGCGAAAAGCCGGTTTTTGCCGAGGCCGGTTCGGTCGACCGCATCGCCGTCGTCTCAGGCAGCGTTTCACCCACGACGGAACGGCAGATCCGTCATGCGCTCGACGATGGCTTTGGCGGCGTGACGCTCGATCCGCTGCTGCTGTCCGGTGACAGCGGCGCGGCGGCGATGGACGCGGCGGTCGAGGATGGCCTCAAGATGCTGGAGAGCGGGCGGAGTGTCCTGCTGTACACGGCGCTCGGCCCTTCGGCGGATCGGGGCGGTGAACTCGACATATCCGCTCGCCACCGCCTTGGCCGGGCGCTTGGCCGCATCCAGCGCGAACTCGTTGCGCGCGCCGGCCTTTCCCGCGCCGTGGTGGCAGGGGGGGACACGTCAAGCCATGCACTGGGCGAGATGGGCATTGCCGCGCTGACGTTGAAAATGCCGCTGCCGCAGACACCGGGCTCGCCGCTCTGCATCGCGCATGGCGGTGCGCTGGATGGTTTGCAGATCGCGCTGAAGGGCGGCCAGGTCGGCGGAGACGACTATTTTTCAATGATCCGGGCCGGCCGCGCCTGATCGGGCCCGACCAGGCAGATCCTATGTCGGAAACTGCCGGTAACATTCTTCGGCGATCTGCTGGAGAAGCGTGCGCGGAATGTCGCCGGTCACCGCGTAGCCGAGATCGCCATCGATCCAGTAGAAGGTCTCGACGCCGCCCGTGGAGGCGAAGCGGAAGCTCGTCGTCCGGTTCTCCCCATTGCGGCCAACGAGGACCGTGACCCGGCGCCCGGCGTCGTTTTCAAACATGAACATCGCGCCCGGCTTGTCTGCGACCGGCAGAAGGCGGCCACCGATCAGCTTGAAGCCGATCGATTGCAGGTTCGGCACCTTGAGGTCGGTGATATCGAGGCGTTTTCCAAGCCATTTGGCCAGATGCGCCTCCTGGTCGGCGAAAACCTCGACCGGATGGCGGACCTCGCTTGCATAGATCAGATAGGCATTGCGCGCCTCGTGCGGCAGCGCGTCCATGGCCGTCAGCGCCGGTGCCTTGAAGACCATCGGTGCGAAATGGCCTGCAAGACCACCGAGCATGAAGATGAGCGCCGCCGCTGCTGCCATGGCAAGCCGGCGCGGCGTGACGGATTTCGCCGCTGTCGACGGGCCGGCAATCAACTCGACATCGGAGGGGCGGGAAACGGAATAGGCGGCGAAGGCGTTCTTCAGGCCTTCGTTCTGGGCCTGCCAGTCGGCCATCACGCGCGCCGCCTCGGGGTTGTCTGTGAGATGGTCTTCCACGCGCTTGCGATCGGCCTCATCGAGGAAGCCGTCGGCATAGGCGTGCAGGTCCGCTTCGGAAACGGGTCGGCTCTCGCTCATCGGGGGCTCCGCAGGTGAATGACGTTTTCCTCCTGCAGCTGCTGGCGCAGCATCTGGCGGGCGCGCGACAGGCGCGACATGACGGTGCCGATGGGAACGTCCATGATGTCGGCGACCTCCTGATAGGAATGGCCTTCCACGGCGACAAGCATCAGCACGGCGCGTGCCTCCTTCGGCAGGATTTCGAGGGCCTGGACGAGCCGGTTGCGCTCCAGCGGATCCGATACGGCAATGGGGGCCGCGGTGGTTTCCGCAGCCTCTATACCGACCGAGGGGCGCCGCGCGAGGGCGCGGCGGGTGTTGAGATGCAGATTGGTCATGATCCGATAGGCCCAGGAACGGATATTCGCGCCGCGCCACTGCGCCCTGTGGGTGAGCGCCTTCTCGACGCAGTCCTGCAACAGGTCCTCGCTATCGGCATCCGAACGGGTCAGGCTGCGCGAATAACGTCGGAGCTGCGGCAGGAGCGCCAGAATTTCGGCGTCGAAGGACAGGGGCGGGGAGGCGGGGCCTTCCCGTCCGCCGCCCTCGCCCGAGCCGTGCGGGTCAGGGCTTCGCGACATCCCAAACGCCGTTCACGCCATCGCCGGTCGCATCGCCTTCCTTGGTGTCCTTGATCCAGTAGTAGAGCGGCATGCCGTCCTTGGCCCATTGTTTCGCCCCGTCCTTGCGGGTGACGAGGGAATATGCACCCTCTGCCTTCGCATCGGAAGCGGCGATCGCCGGCGGCCAGTTCGTGGCGCATTTGTCGTAGCAGTTGGAGGTGCCGGCCTCGTCCTTCTTGAAGGTATAGAGGGTCATGCCCTTCTCGCCGGCGAGCACCTCGCCCTTGTCGGTCTTGACGGTCGTGAACGGTTCGGCGGCGAAGGCCGTGCCTGCCAGGGCGGCAACGGCGAATGGCACGAGGATGAGAAACTTCATGGTCGTCTCCTGTCGTTATGACGGCTTTTTCCAGCCGCCCATGCCAAGACACCGAAGCCCGTGGAATTATTCCGCCCCCGCTTCAAAAAAATGGCAACAGCCAATAAAGCTCTTTTCGCCGATGTCGGTTCCGGCTCGGCGAAGCGAGCGTGAACGTGCTAGAGCTTACCCGCGCTGTGCGCATCTGGGAATTCGAGAGGAAGAATGGCGGAAGAGGATCGTGACGAACGCCGCAGGGCGGATCCCGATGCGTTGCTTGCATTGGCGGACAAGGATCGCCGGGGCAAGCTGACCGTTTTTCTGGGCGCAGCGCCCGGGGTCGGAAAGACCTATGCCATGCTCTCCCGGGCGGGGCGATTGAAGGCCGAAGGCGCGGATATCGTCGTCGGGCTGGTCGAAACCCATGGACGCAGCGAAACCGCCGCCCTTCTCGACGGCCTGGAGGTGCTGCCCCGCGCGTCCATCCCCTATCGTGGCCGGACGCTCGAGGAGTTCGATC encodes:
- a CDS encoding anti-sigma factor; amino-acid sequence: MSESRPVSEADLHAYADGFLDEADRKRVEDHLTDNPEAARVMADWQAQNEGLKNAFAAYSVSRPSDVELIAGPSTAAKSVTPRRLAMAAAAALIFMLGGLAGHFAPMVFKAPALTAMDALPHEARNAYLIYASEVRHPVEVFADQEAHLAKWLGKRLDITDLKVPNLQSIGFKLIGGRLLPVADKPGAMFMFENDAGRRVTVLVGRNGENRTTSFRFASTGGVETFYWIDGDLGYAVTGDIPRTLLQQIAEECYRQFPT
- a CDS encoding four-carbon acid sugar kinase family protein; translated protein: MTRPLISYYGDDFTGSTDVMEALASNGVETVLFLNMPDEALVSRFSDARAFGLAGTSRSETPEWMDVHLRAAFGWLKMLDAELCHYKVCSTFDSAPHVGNIGRAIEIGRAVFGETAVPLIIGAPQIRRYTAFGDLFAAYQGRNYRIDRHPVMSRHPVTPMDEANLLMHLARQTNLSSALIDMVALSGRPEPEAADILLIDVLDAATQAAAGALLWNDLRQKSRFVCGSSGVEYALIPAWQAEGLIGEKPVFAEAGSVDRIAVVSGSVSPTTERQIRHALDDGFGGVTLDPLLLSGDSGAAAMDAAVEDGLKMLESGRSVLLYTALGPSADRGGELDISARHRLGRALGRIQRELVARAGLSRAVVAGGDTSSHALGEMGIAALTLKMPLPQTPGSPLCIAHGGALDGLQIALKGGQVGGDDYFSMIRAGRA
- a CDS encoding RNA polymerase sigma factor → MSRSPDPHGSGEGGGREGPASPPLSFDAEILALLPQLRRYSRSLTRSDADSEDLLQDCVEKALTHRAQWRGANIRSWAYRIMTNLHLNTRRALARRPSVGIEAAETTAAPIAVSDPLERNRLVQALEILPKEARAVLMLVAVEGHSYQEVADIMDVPIGTVMSRLSRARQMLRQQLQEENVIHLRSPR
- the oiaX gene encoding 3-oxo-isoapionate-4-phosphate decarboxylase OiaX — translated: MIRLTYRIETPGSVEAMATKIASDQSTGTFVALPGETEELKARVAARVVAIRPLPPTDRASFPEEAGGATLFNRADVDIEFPMDAVGTDLSALMTIAIGGVFSIKGMTGIRIVDMKLPQEFAAAHLGPQFGVPGSFALTGVKDRPIIGTIVKPALGLRPHETAEMVGELIEAGVDFIKDDEKLMSPAYSPLKDRVAAIMPKIFDHEQKTGKKVMYAFGISHADPDEMMRNHDLVAAAGGNCAVVNINSIGFGGIAFLRKRSSLVLHAHRNGWDVLTRHAGFGFEFSVWQQFWRLLGVDQFQINGIRVKYWEPDESFVRSYKAVTTPLFFEGDVALPVIGSGQWGGQAPDTIAATGGSTDLLYLCGGGIVSHPGGPGAGVKAVRQAWEAAVAGIPLETYAKDHAELAQSIEKFADGRAA